From the Candidatus Peribacteria bacterium genome, one window contains:
- the mraY gene encoding phospho-N-acetylmuramoyl-pentapeptide-transferase has protein sequence MEPFALSPARPEISLLGILGYALFAFAVVLTLTPWFVAFLRKNNIGKQLRVETVDGKDPMIFRTYHQSKFGTPTMGGLLIWGGIFLTVFMSRLLALPGLVEHSLLQRGQVYLPLFVLFSLGILGAFDDYLNIIGTDEARMRRAMRRIKTFVLASAVVVIPAALYFFINYLRAPTIEAVTPGFGFGLIGVSVWYAFFLFVMIFFALSGVVLDDALQKVLLGERKKGGLGVMPKILSLLILSLIGALWFYFKLDISQIHVPYVGEVNLGLWYIPVFMFIVVGTSNAVNFTDGLDGLAGGLLVIAFGAFGILAYVEGLFILSAFCAVCVGAIAAFLWHNVPPALFFMGDTGSLALGGTLAVIAMMIDQAMILPLIGFVFVIEMLSVIIQLTSKKLRKGKKVFLAAPIHHHFEALGWGESKVTMRLWIVGGFAALLGIILGLVR, from the coding sequence ATGGAGCCGTTTGCGTTGTCACCGGCCAGACCGGAGATCTCCCTTCTCGGGATTCTCGGGTACGCACTCTTTGCGTTTGCTGTCGTGCTGACGCTCACGCCCTGGTTTGTTGCATTCCTCCGCAAAAACAACATCGGAAAACAGCTGCGTGTTGAAACGGTCGACGGGAAAGATCCGATGATTTTCCGCACGTACCATCAGAGTAAATTCGGGACGCCGACGATGGGTGGACTTCTTATCTGGGGTGGTATTTTCCTGACGGTCTTCATGTCGCGCCTGCTCGCGCTACCAGGCCTTGTGGAGCATTCCCTGCTGCAGCGTGGACAGGTGTATCTGCCGCTCTTTGTGCTGTTCTCGCTCGGTATTCTCGGGGCATTTGATGACTACCTGAATATTATCGGCACCGATGAAGCACGTATGCGCAGAGCGATGCGCAGAATCAAAACATTTGTGCTCGCAAGCGCTGTCGTGGTTATTCCTGCCGCTCTCTACTTTTTCATCAACTATCTCCGTGCTCCGACCATCGAAGCTGTAACCCCGGGCTTCGGCTTCGGGCTCATCGGGGTTTCAGTCTGGTATGCCTTCTTCCTGTTTGTGATGATCTTCTTCGCGCTCAGCGGTGTCGTGCTCGATGACGCATTGCAGAAGGTGCTGCTTGGAGAACGCAAGAAAGGCGGCCTCGGCGTCATGCCGAAAATTCTGTCCCTTCTCATCCTGAGTCTCATCGGCGCTCTGTGGTTTTACTTCAAGCTTGATATCAGCCAGATCCATGTGCCCTATGTGGGTGAAGTGAATCTCGGACTCTGGTATATCCCCGTCTTCATGTTCATTGTCGTCGGGACGTCCAATGCGGTGAACTTTACGGATGGTCTTGATGGCCTTGCCGGCGGACTTCTGGTGATTGCGTTCGGCGCCTTCGGGATTCTTGCGTATGTCGAAGGCCTGTTTATTCTCTCTGCTTTCTGCGCAGTCTGCGTGGGTGCTATTGCCGCCTTCCTCTGGCATAACGTTCCGCCTGCGCTCTTCTTTATGGGCGATACGGGATCACTCGCCCTTGGAGGAACGCTCGCGGTGATTGCCATGATGATTGACCAGGCGATGATTCTGCCGCTCATTGGCTTCGTGTTTGTGATCGAAATGCTTTCTGTAATCATCCAGCTCACCAGCAAGAAACTGCGCAAAGGCAAAAAAGTATTCCTCGCAGCTCCCATCCATCATCACTTCGAGGCCTTGGGTTGGGGGGAAAGTAAAGTAACCATGCGTCTCTGGATTGTGGGCGGATTTGCCGCTTTGCTTGGAATCATCCTTGGATTGGTCCGCTAA
- the dnaB gene encoding replicative DNA helicase: MFDAPPHSLEAEKTVLGALLLDPEAVVKVTDFLLPQDFYDPTYREIFQAIFDLYMAHEPIDFITVTNKLADSKNVQSIGGSAFLAELASSVPTSSHVYQYGQIVKAKALNRNIIEAGRRIVGLGYEVDKPIPEILDAVEKTIFQITNTFLKEKFVHIRDVLDERYEKFAELHASPNDDAIKGVPTGFSALDAKLTGFQPSDLVILAARPSMGKTSLAMNMAVNAAIKYKKTVGIFSLEMSKEQLVDRLFASMLGVDSWKLQRGKLDDSDFQNMGPIMDELSKANIFIDDSSASSMPEFRTKARRLQMEHGLDMIVIDYLQLMSTNNANYAGNRVQEISEISRTIKQIARELHIPIVALSQLSRAVEARPDKSPQLSDLRESGSIEQDADIVMMMYREDYYNEDSDRQGITDIFIRKHRNGPTGRVELLFKKEQMRFYDIDKVHGQP, encoded by the coding sequence ATGTTTGATGCACCGCCGCATTCTCTGGAAGCAGAGAAGACCGTTTTGGGTGCATTACTTCTCGATCCTGAAGCGGTTGTGAAAGTGACAGACTTTTTGCTGCCCCAGGATTTTTACGATCCGACGTACCGGGAAATCTTCCAGGCGATCTTCGATTTGTACATGGCGCATGAGCCGATCGACTTTATTACTGTTACAAACAAGCTTGCGGACAGTAAAAACGTGCAGAGCATTGGTGGAAGCGCGTTTCTTGCCGAACTTGCATCGTCTGTCCCCACGTCATCACACGTGTATCAGTATGGGCAGATTGTGAAGGCGAAAGCGCTTAACCGGAATATTATCGAAGCGGGACGGCGCATTGTGGGCCTGGGCTATGAGGTGGATAAGCCGATTCCGGAGATTTTGGATGCAGTGGAGAAGACGATTTTCCAGATTACGAATACCTTCCTGAAAGAAAAGTTCGTGCACATCCGCGACGTGCTTGATGAGCGCTATGAGAAATTTGCGGAATTGCATGCGTCCCCGAATGACGATGCCATTAAGGGGGTGCCGACGGGATTTTCTGCTCTTGATGCCAAACTGACCGGTTTCCAGCCGAGCGATCTTGTCATTCTCGCAGCACGCCCGTCCATGGGTAAAACAAGCTTGGCGATGAACATGGCGGTGAATGCCGCTATCAAATATAAAAAGACAGTTGGCATTTTCTCCCTGGAAATGAGCAAAGAACAGCTGGTCGATCGTCTTTTTGCGTCCATGCTCGGTGTTGACTCATGGAAACTTCAGCGCGGTAAACTCGACGACAGTGACTTCCAGAATATGGGTCCCATCATGGACGAACTCAGCAAAGCCAATATCTTCATTGATGATTCCTCTGCCTCTTCCATGCCGGAATTCCGCACGAAGGCACGCCGTCTGCAGATGGAACATGGTCTCGATATGATCGTGATCGACTACCTGCAGCTGATGAGTACGAATAATGCGAACTACGCCGGAAACCGTGTGCAGGAAATTTCGGAAATCTCCCGTACCATCAAACAGATTGCGCGCGAACTACACATCCCGATTGTCGCCCTCTCGCAGCTGTCCCGTGCGGTTGAAGCCCGTCCGGATAAAAGTCCGCAGCTCTCCGATCTCCGTGAATCCGGTTCCATCGAGCAGGATGCCGACATTGTGATGATGATGTACCGCGAGGACTACTACAACGAAGATTCCGACCGCCAGGGAATAACCGACATCTTCATCCGCAAACACCGTAACGGTCCGACCGGTCGCGTGGAACTTCTGTTCAAGAAGGAGCAGATGCGGTTTTATGACATCGACAAAGTGCACGGTCAGCCGTAA
- a CDS encoding NUDIX hydrolase produces MQEELFNQYGWRLTLDTASLPDGRTKQSVRVHRCDSVHILAFPKPGHILLLKEYRPFYQEYIWMLPSGKVDKETDVLTAAGRELQEETGFAANIMTPYGQIYTSDSIVITNNIFLASDLYKSPLPQDDDELIEVFELPIKEAIDRVFSSPRIHSPSVVALLKYAREHNL; encoded by the coding sequence ATGCAGGAGGAACTCTTCAATCAATATGGCTGGCGGCTGACACTCGACACGGCATCATTGCCGGATGGGCGGACGAAACAGTCTGTCCGCGTGCACCGCTGTGACTCTGTTCATATTCTCGCGTTTCCAAAACCCGGTCATATTTTGCTCTTAAAAGAGTACCGTCCGTTCTATCAGGAATACATCTGGATGCTGCCGAGCGGAAAAGTGGACAAAGAGACTGATGTCCTGACTGCTGCAGGACGGGAATTGCAGGAAGAAACAGGATTTGCGGCAAACATCATGACGCCTTACGGTCAGATCTACACCTCTGATTCAATTGTCATTACCAATAACATTTTTCTCGCGAGTGATCTCTACAAGAGTCCCCTGCCCCAGGATGATGATGAACTTATTGAAGTCTTCGAATTGCCTATCAAAGAAGCGATTGATCGTGTGTTCTCTTCTCCACGCATCCACTCACCCAGCGTGGTCGCGCTTCTCAAATACGCGCGTGAACACAACCTCTAA
- the recA gene encoding recombinase RecA, protein MDTDAKIKAPAAAKKVSLTPDQIKVASIQNALDQIKKQYGDGAIMEMGDNSISQIARFGSGSLSLDLALGGGFPVGRIIEIYGPESSGKTTLALHAIAEIQKAGGRAAFIDAEHALDLSYAKKIGVDIDSLLVSQPDDGEQALEITETLVRSSGIDLIVVDSVAALTPRAEIEGTMGDSHMGLQARLMSQALRKLTAIVSKTNCSVIFINQLRMKIGVMFGNPETTTGGNALKFYASLRLDVRRIDKITEKIGTGDGAEQEIVGNRTRVKVVKNKVAPPFRQAEFDILYARGISKEGDILDLGVKYGVIEKAGAYFRYGEETIGQGREAARQNLIANPTLTAKLDEEIRSKATPE, encoded by the coding sequence ATGGACACTGATGCAAAGATCAAGGCTCCTGCAGCCGCTAAAAAAGTTTCCCTCACGCCGGATCAGATTAAAGTTGCCTCTATCCAGAATGCTCTCGACCAGATCAAGAAGCAGTATGGGGACGGCGCGATTATGGAGATGGGTGACAACAGCATTTCCCAGATTGCCCGCTTCGGGTCCGGATCTCTCTCACTCGACCTCGCCCTTGGCGGCGGCTTCCCGGTCGGGCGTATTATTGAAATCTACGGTCCGGAATCCTCCGGAAAGACAACCCTCGCACTCCACGCCATTGCAGAAATCCAGAAAGCAGGCGGCCGCGCGGCATTCATTGATGCTGAGCATGCGCTTGATCTTTCCTACGCCAAGAAGATCGGTGTCGATATCGATAGTCTCCTCGTCTCCCAGCCGGACGATGGCGAGCAGGCGCTGGAAATTACGGAGACACTTGTCCGTTCCAGTGGTATCGATCTCATCGTCGTCGACTCTGTTGCCGCTCTCACGCCGCGTGCAGAAATCGAAGGAACCATGGGAGACAGTCATATGGGTCTGCAGGCACGTCTCATGAGCCAGGCACTCCGTAAGCTCACTGCCATTGTCAGCAAGACCAACTGTTCTGTTATTTTCATCAACCAGCTGCGTATGAAGATCGGGGTGATGTTTGGAAACCCGGAAACCACAACCGGCGGCAATGCTCTCAAGTTCTACGCATCGCTCCGTCTGGATGTCCGCCGTATCGATAAAATCACCGAGAAGATCGGGACAGGTGACGGTGCTGAACAGGAAATTGTCGGTAACCGCACTCGTGTGAAAGTGGTGAAGAACAAAGTTGCTCCTCCGTTCCGTCAGGCGGAATTCGATATCCTCTACGCCCGCGGTATCAGTAAGGAAGGAGATATTCTCGATCTTGGTGTGAAGTATGGTGTCATTGAAAAGGCAGGTGCCTACTTCCGTTACGGCGAAGAGACTATCGGGCAGGGGCGTGAAGCTGCACGCCAGAACCTTATTGCGAATCCAACACTGACGGCAAAGCTCGACGAAGAAATTCGTTCGAAGGCGACGCCTGAGTAA
- the ruvX gene encoding Holliday junction resolvase RuvX encodes MHLLALDIGKKRTGVAFVDTDNDIPLPLDTIIENTVDGMIERVAGIIDERGVDEVVIGLPLLPSGKEGEQVLYVRMCAEKLEERGVAVVFMDERYTTSKMTSFDGDARAACELLQTYLERR; translated from the coding sequence ATGCACCTCCTTGCCCTGGATATCGGGAAGAAACGGACAGGTGTTGCTTTTGTCGATACCGATAATGACATCCCTCTGCCGCTCGATACGATTATCGAAAACACAGTAGATGGAATGATTGAACGGGTCGCCGGTATTATTGATGAACGTGGAGTGGATGAAGTGGTTATCGGATTGCCCCTGCTGCCCTCCGGGAAAGAAGGAGAGCAGGTCCTGTATGTCCGGATGTGTGCTGAGAAACTGGAAGAACGCGGTGTTGCGGTCGTTTTTATGGACGAACGGTACACGACATCAAAAATGACTTCTTTCGACGGCGATGCACGCGCAGCATGTGAACTTCTCCAGACATATCTGGAGAGGCGTTAA